DNA sequence from the Carnobacterium funditum DSM 5970 genome:
GGTGAATTGATTTCTGGAATACAATTCGGAAATAATTCAGTGAATATGGTTTCTGAAAGTGCTCGACCGGCAGTTCAAGACATTTTGCAACAGATAAAAAATAGATAAAGACTATTAAAACCATGTATCAAGAGCCTAGTACTATCTTAGTATGTTTTATTTTTTACTGGACGTACCTTCCTTTTTTTAAGTAGAAACGTTCATTCTTCGCGTTTGACTACCGATATACGGTATAATAAAAACAAGAGAAAATAAATGTCTTTCTATGGAGAGGAAGGAGTTGCCCGTATGGAATCTATCCGCAACTTTACTGAAACATACCCCTTATTAGTTAATGTTATCTGGTTTCTTTTGTTTTTTATTATTCTTTATTTGTTACGTCGTTCTCTTTTGAATCGTTTATATGGACGATTAAAGAACTCAGGACATTGGTATGTTGCTCGAAAAATTGCCCGTTGGCTAAATAACTTTATTTTATTTATTCTATTTATGTATATTTTTGGAAAAAACCTTACTGGCTTTCCGACAGCAATCGGTCTGGCTGGGGCTGGCGTTACATATGCCTTACGGGAAGTAATTGTCAGTATTGCGGGATGGTTTGCAATCTTATTTGGTGACTTTTTTGAAACAGGCGATCGTGTCCTCCTTGGAGGGATTAAAGGCGACGTAGTGGATATTGGCGTACTGCGAACCACATTAATGGAAATTGGAGAATGGGTCAATGGCGATCAATATACAGGTAGAATCGTTCGAGTCGCAAACAGTTATATCTTTAGTTCTCCTGTTTACAACTATACCGCTAATTTCAAATTTTTATGGGATGAAATCATGATTCCTTTGCGCTTTGAAAGTGATATGAAGTTAGCCAAAATCATTTTATTAGAGGTCGCGGAAAAGCATACAGGACAATATAATGACGAAGCTGCTCTCGCTTGGGACAATATGAAAAGACGTTACAAACTAGAAAACGCTTCTTTAAATAGTCAAGTTTTTCTTTCCTTTAACGACAACTGGGTGGAAATAAGTCTTCGATATGTAGTCGATTATCGAGAACGTCGTGATGTAAAAGACAAACTTTTCACAGAAATTCTTCAAAGATTCGAACAAGAAGGAACACGCCTAGAAATAGCATCTGAAACGCTTGAAGTGCTCTCTGGCGGCAGCACAAAAATGAAGTGAATAGATTTGCAGAGTATGTAGACTTAACTGTTAGTGAAGTTGAACGGCTTACTAAGGGCGATTAACTTCTTCAAAAAAAGAGGGGAATCCAGGCAAAAAGGAATAGAATACTTGCAAGAACCTGCTCTGGAAAAAAAATAGAAATACTATATTAAAAATCATTCACACCATTTTAGTTCACCTCTGTAAAATATTGGTAGCCAATGATAATGAAAAATTTCTAAAGCTAAATGGTACAATGAAGTTAGCCACCGCTAATTTCATTATACCATTCAGCTTCTTTCTTATTTTTTTAATTTTTATTAGTTTTATTATCGGTTCATATAATACTATTCTTATTATTCCTACACTACTACTTATCCCCTAAAGATAGTAGCTGATGAAAATAAATCTCTTGATTAATAAAATGCATGTATTGTTAGATAGCTAAATTTGTACGTGAATAGATGAAAGCCTGTATCTATAACTTTTTTTAACAAGTTTAATTTGTGAACCTTGTCAGTTCCATCTAATTAAGGTGTTACCCCATAAAGATAGTTCAACTATCTTTATGGGTATTATCTTTGAATAAAGGATCTAGGAAGTCAAAAAGGTTGGGCAAAATTTTATGTCATAAATTTTATTGGGTATAATTAAACTAGAGGAGATGATTCTGCATGACAATTAATAAAATAAATTTCCCCATTAAAATAACAACATTGATTACTTATCTTATAATGATTGGAGCAAACGCACTTGCGACAATATTACCCATAAATGGCATGACTACTGGGGAGATTTCAGACTCCTATCCTAATTTATTTGCACCAGCGGGTGTAACTTTTTCAATATGGGGAGTGATCTATGTCTTTCTTCTTTTATATTCTCTCTATCAATTTGGAATTTTCCAAGGGAAAGAAGACTCATATAAGGAAAAATTATTTAAACAAATTGGCATTCTATTTTCAGTTTCATCTGTATTAAATACGATTTGGATATTTACTTGGCATTATGGCATGATAGGACTTTCAGTACCTATCATGCTAGGCATACTCATTCTGCTTATCATAATAAATAATATGACAAAAAATGCAGATTTACCATTAAAAGATTATGTGCTTATAAGATTTCCATTCAGCATCTATCTAGGATGGATCACTGTTGCAACTATAGCAAACATTACGACTTTGCTTGTAAAAATTGGATTTAAGGGCTTCGGGATATCTGAAACGATTTGGACAATAGCTATTCTACTAATAGGTCTCATTATAGCCTCTCTAGCCATTATTAAAAATAAAGATATAGCTTATGGGTTAGTAGTTATATGGGCATATATAGGAATATATATAAACCATATTTCAAGAACTGGCTGGAATGCAGAGTATTCTAGTATTATATTTACCGTAGTAGCCTCTATTCTACTATTAGTTGCAGTAGTTTGCTTTACAGTATTTAAATTACGGAAATCGTAAAATCTTGCTCTTCTTTGGAAATAGTTTGAGTACTCTCCTATAAAAAAAAATGAATAAAAGAAATCTACATAGTGGATTTCTTTTATTTTTATACTTTCGATTATCTTTACATTCTTGAACTAAAATTTAAAGTCTTTCCAGCTACTTTGAAAGAATCCATTCCAATGAGTTTATTCTCCAACACTTGATCAATTCTTTCATAATCTACTTTAGGATGGATTTCTTTTAATAATTCTAGTGTCTTTCTTGCACCCTGATCCATTGAATGCGCTCCTGAAATCAGTAGAATATCCCCTACATTCAACTGTTTAACGCCGAATCGCAATGTATCTTCGAGTTCTTTAAAAAATGTAACCTCAATTTTATTTTGTTTCATTACTTTCAAGAAAGCGGCTAATTCTTCTTCTGTAACTTCATCTTTTTTGTCTACATGAGATGATGCCGTCGTCAGAATGATCTTAGTAACGTTCATTTTATGGAACCATTCTGTTAAAGACTCGGCAATTTCTGTACTGTGCGCAGGACCATTACTTCCTCTAATTGCATGTACAAGGTGCAGCTCATTGTAATCTAAATGACTGATGGTTTCCATACATGAATCAATGTTGTTTTGATTCAATAGCAAGTCGTCTATCACTTTAAATTCTTTATCATAAAGTATCTGGAATCGTCTCTCTACACCTCGGAAATTTTTAATTCCTCGCTGAACATCCTCAATCGGTATATCATTGACCAATCCTGTAACAAGCGCTGTAAGTGTATTATAAATAGAATGATAACCTGGAACGGACATCTCTAAATCAAAACTTGTTGTCTCAATTCTTTTTCCACTTAGGGTGTTAAAGGGTTTTAGAATATCCACAGTAAATGATGGTATGCCCGACAAAAACTGAATATCTGAGACAGTAATCGTACCAGACTTATTTTCGATTCCGAAAGTAACGACTTGAGCTTCTGTCTCTTCTCTTAAAGGGATAAGCAGCGGTTCATCAAGATTCAAAATAACGGTGCTTGTTTTAGAAGCATTCCTTATCAATGATGCTTTAGCATTAAAGTAAGCATCAAATGATTCATGCAGTCTGATATGTTCTGGACTGATATTCATAAAGGCTACAACATCAAAGTCAGTATTATAAACACGTTTAAGTTCCAACGCTGAGGAAGAAACCTCTATGGA
Encoded proteins:
- a CDS encoding mechanosensitive ion channel family protein codes for the protein MSFYGEEGVARMESIRNFTETYPLLVNVIWFLLFFIILYLLRRSLLNRLYGRLKNSGHWYVARKIARWLNNFILFILFMYIFGKNLTGFPTAIGLAGAGVTYALREVIVSIAGWFAILFGDFFETGDRVLLGGIKGDVVDIGVLRTTLMEIGEWVNGDQYTGRIVRVANSYIFSSPVYNYTANFKFLWDEIMIPLRFESDMKLAKIILLEVAEKHTGQYNDEAALAWDNMKRRYKLENASLNSQVFLSFNDNWVEISLRYVVDYRERRDVKDKLFTEILQRFEQEGTRLEIASETLEVLSGGSTKMK
- a CDS encoding Mur ligase family protein: MDTITGGVTIIMNLTDLLKSVEIDSIRYNQLKTALDKIDIKKIAYHSKEVNSDTLFVCIKGHQTDGHNYAKHAASQGATVIIVEQFIEDMDVIQLKVSDSREALAVLSSNFFDHPSKSMSIFGVTATNGKTTITYMTEEIFKAYQLKSGLIGTILVKIDKEIEMSRLTTPESYDLQQHFAKMRDREITHVSIEVSSSALELKRVYNTDFDVVAFMNISPEHIRLHESFDAYFNAKASLIRNASKTSTVILNLDEPLLIPLREETEAQVVTFGIENKSGTITVSDIQFLSGIPSFTVDILKPFNTLSGKRIETTSFDLEMSVPGYHSIYNTLTALVTGLVNDIPIEDVQRGIKNFRGVERRFQILYDKEFKVIDDLLLNQNNIDSCMETISHLDYNELHLVHAIRGSNGPAHSTEIAESLTEWFHKMNVTKIILTTASSHVDKKDEVTEEELAAFLKVMKQNKIEVTFFKELEDTLRFGVKQLNVGDILLISGAHSMDQGARKTLELLKEIHPKVDYERIDQVLENKLIGMDSFKVAGKTLNFSSRM